From the genome of Scytonema hofmannii PCC 7110, one region includes:
- a CDS encoding GNAT family N-acetyltransferase — translation MLRSASFSPDGKKAHRDRITGQDCENLGFERTSDRHPLWSINEIEILLLDVVTNNLSAKQLYLSLGFQICRIEKMAYKFNHQYCDVEIMSLQIKSLHS, via the coding sequence GTGCTCAGAAGCGCCAGTTTTAGCCCAGATGGAAAGAAAGCGCATCGTGACCGCATCACAGGACAAGACTGCGAAAATTTGGGATTTGAAAGGACAAGCGATCGCCACCCTCTCTGGTCAATTAACGAGATAGAAATATTATTACTTGATGTGGTTACAAATAACCTCTCAGCAAAACAACTTTATCTATCACTTGGGTTTCAAATATGTCGAATAGAGAAAATGGCATATAAGTTCAATCATCAATATTGTGATGTGGAAATTATGTCTTTACAGATTAAATCGCTTCATTCGTAA
- a CDS encoding Uma2 family endonuclease, with protein sequence MTKAQAQTEAKLYTFDEFIEWYPENSEVRYELHDGVIIEMPKPRGKHSNLTGSLAGRLITTIDNMGKIDIWTIPRESIVKPYRDKSGYEPDIIVLNQETIGTETRWESESIIQNATSVKLIVEVVSTNWQDDYYDKRRDYEAMGIPEYWIVDYAALGGREFIGYPKQPTIFVYELIDGEYVKTTFRGSDTIASPTFPQFNLTAQQIFNLAL encoded by the coding sequence ATGACCAAAGCCCAAGCACAAACCGAAGCAAAATTATATACTTTTGATGAATTTATCGAATGGTATCCAGAAAACTCAGAAGTCCGGTACGAATTGCATGATGGAGTCATTATAGAGATGCCTAAGCCTAGAGGGAAGCATTCAAATTTAACAGGCTCTCTCGCTGGAAGGTTGATAACAACAATTGATAATATGGGTAAAATCGACATTTGGACAATCCCCAGAGAATCGATTGTCAAACCGTACCGTGATAAATCCGGCTACGAACCGGACATCATTGTTTTGAATCAAGAAACTATCGGTACTGAGACTCGATGGGAAAGTGAATCAATTATTCAAAATGCTACTTCCGTTAAACTGATAGTAGAAGTTGTCAGTACCAACTGGCAGGACGATTACTACGATAAACGTCGCGATTATGAAGCTATGGGCATTCCCGAATACTGGATTGTAGATTATGCTGCCTTGGGAGGACGTGAATTTATCGGCTATCCCAAGCAACCCACTATCTTTGTCTACGAGCTAATTGACGGGGAATATGTAAAAACTACCTTTAGAGGCAGTGATACGATCGCTTCTCCTACTTTCCCACAATTTAACCTCACCGCACAACAAATTTTTAATTTGGCTTTGTAA
- a CDS encoding transposase — protein MRVTTKPSTAKCDLNTYTLFLLAESKYPGCTRLAEIMEDLSHDSVNRFLLREQYEPLDLFNEVKPHINLVGGTLSGDDTVIDKAHSEKLTELIGYFYSGRHHRTVKGIQLITLYYTDVSGKSVPVNYRIYNKQDGKTKNDYLREMITEVLEWGLEPKIVTTDAWYSSQKNLKFLKNQELGFLTGIAKNRSCSVDGKNFIQVQNLEIPETGLIVYLKKFGQVKVFRRDFKNEAHRYYIMYVPDLDALFSISMAEFKELHSIHWGIECYHRAIKQVCGIERFMVRTSAAIRTHFFSAIRAFTQLELMRIEELIENWYEVQRNLSLHVARDFILEHLKQQVGLNAHSQFSVNA, from the coding sequence ATTAGAGTAACTACCAAGCCATCCACGGCCAAATGCGATTTAAACACTTACACTCTGTTTTTACTGGCGGAATCGAAATATCCAGGCTGCACACGTTTAGCAGAAATCATGGAAGATTTGTCTCATGATAGTGTCAACAGATTTTTGTTACGTGAGCAGTATGAACCATTAGATTTGTTTAATGAAGTTAAGCCGCATATCAATTTGGTAGGTGGCACATTAAGTGGAGACGATACGGTAATTGACAAGGCTCATAGTGAAAAATTAACAGAGTTAATTGGTTATTTTTATTCGGGACGGCATCATCGTACAGTCAAAGGAATTCAGCTAATTACCTTGTATTACACCGATGTGTCGGGTAAGTCTGTACCAGTAAATTATCGCATTTATAACAAACAAGATGGTAAAACAAAAAATGACTACTTACGAGAAATGATTACTGAGGTTTTGGAGTGGGGATTGGAGCCAAAGATAGTGACTACTGATGCTTGGTATTCCAGTCAGAAAAACTTGAAGTTCCTAAAAAACCAGGAATTAGGGTTTTTAACTGGGATAGCTAAAAATCGTTCCTGTTCAGTCGATGGTAAAAATTTTATCCAAGTCCAAAATCTAGAAATTCCCGAAACTGGTTTAATAGTGTATCTGAAAAAGTTTGGGCAAGTGAAAGTATTTCGGAGAGATTTCAAAAACGAAGCTCACAGATATTACATCATGTATGTACCTGACCTCGATGCACTTTTTTCAATATCTATGGCAGAGTTTAAAGAATTACATTCAATTCATTGGGGAATTGAATGCTACCATCGAGCTATTAAACAAGTGTGTGGAATTGAGCGATTTATGGTGAGGACATCTGCGGCAATTAGAACTCACTTTTTTAGTGCTATCCGCGCCTTTACCCAATTAGAATTAATGAGAATAGAAGAGTTAATTGAAAACTGGTACGAAGTCCAGAGAAATTTGTCTCTTCACGTAGCTCGTGACTTCATTCTAGAACACCTTAAACAACAGGTAGGCTTGAATGCACATAGTCAATTTTCTGTCAATGCGTAA
- a CDS encoding nuclear transport factor 2 family protein encodes MNKTVETQIINAEEQLRLAMLASDVSALNELLAPEIIITSHLGELLGKQDDLAAHESGLIKIHELTPSEQHIQLHGEVAIVSVRMQLSGSYNGSPANGDFRFTRVWAVSPSGTWHIVAAHIGMVA; translated from the coding sequence ATGAATAAAACAGTTGAAACTCAGATTATCAACGCCGAAGAACAGCTCAGACTGGCGATGCTTGCTTCTGATGTAAGCGCCTTGAATGAACTACTAGCCCCCGAAATTATCATCACAAGTCATCTGGGGGAATTATTGGGGAAACAAGACGATCTCGCTGCTCACGAATCTGGTTTGATTAAGATTCACGAACTGACACCTTCTGAGCAGCATATTCAACTTCATGGAGAGGTAGCGATCGTATCAGTCCGCATGCAATTGTCTGGTAGTTATAATGGCAGCCCTGCAAATGGTGACTTTCGTTTCACGCGGGTTTGGGCTGTCTCTCCTAGCGGAACTTGGCATATCGTCGCAGCCCATATAGGTATGGTTGCTTAA
- a CDS encoding type II toxin-antitoxin system VapC family toxin: MKVLLDTNIIVDVALEQEPFFTNSETVLSLVEQRQIQGYISASSFGDLFYIIRKQKGRDLAIEFLREIITFCQIATVESTTINMALTVNFRDFEDAIQYSTAVLNHLDAIITRNPSDFPVTVPRIITPEQLIHEFSNPDS; encoded by the coding sequence GTGAAAGTTCTCCTTGACACTAACATTATTGTAGATGTTGCTCTTGAGCAAGAACCTTTTTTTACCAATAGCGAGACAGTTTTATCACTTGTTGAGCAAAGGCAAATCCAAGGTTACATTTCAGCATCTTCGTTTGGTGACCTTTTCTACATTATCCGCAAACAAAAGGGTCGAGATTTAGCCATTGAGTTCTTGAGAGAAATCATCACCTTTTGTCAAATCGCCACAGTAGAGAGTACCACAATCAATATGGCACTAACTGTTAATTTCAGAGATTTTGAAGACGCTATTCAATACAGCACTGCAGTCCTTAATCACTTAGATGCAATTATCACTCGCAACCCGTCTGATTTTCCGGTAACTGTTCCACGAATAATTACCCCCGAACAATTAATCCACGAATTCAGCAATCCTGATTCCTAA
- a CDS encoding Uma2 family endonuclease produces the protein MSILTLDLSPVGDLTEDAFYELVKANPEMKFECTASGELVIVSPTGGETGNQNFELYLELGIWNRQQNLGKAFDSSTCFKLPNGANRSPDITWIKLERWESLSFEQRQKFPPIAPDFVVELRSATDDLKTLQAKMQEYMDNGVRLGWLIDPQNKQVEIYRQGREVEVIKSPTTLSGEDVLPGFVLDLRGIL, from the coding sequence GTGAGTATCTTGACACTAGATTTATCTCCTGTTGGGGACTTAACGGAGGATGCTTTCTACGAATTGGTGAAAGCGAATCCAGAAATGAAGTTTGAATGTACAGCATCTGGAGAACTAGTCATCGTGTCGCCAACAGGTGGGGAAACAGGAAATCAAAATTTTGAGCTTTATCTTGAATTAGGGATTTGGAACCGTCAGCAAAATTTAGGGAAAGCGTTTGATTCATCAACGTGTTTCAAACTCCCCAATGGAGCAAATCGCTCTCCAGATATCACTTGGATTAAGTTAGAAAGGTGGGAATCTCTAAGTTTCGAGCAACGACAAAAATTTCCACCAATTGCTCCAGATTTTGTGGTTGAGTTGCGTTCTGCAACTGATGATTTGAAGACTTTGCAGGCTAAGATGCAAGAGTACATGGACAATGGAGTTCGTTTGGGTTGGCTGATCGATCCACAGAACAAGCAGGTGGAAATTTATCGCCAAGGACGAGAGGTGGAAGTTATAAAATCTCCTACAACTTTATCTGGTGAAGATGTGTTGCCTGGTTTTGTTTTAGATTTGCGTGGTATTCTGTAA
- a CDS encoding COR domain-containing protein, whose product MTEAELLEVIEQAATEGVTELDLCGKGLTVLPPEIGKLTQLKKLILGKYRYREEGGQVGIISNNLCALPGEIGQLCQLEELQIVGNRLESLPPEFGQLTSLRSLNLEGNQLRELPPEIVQLTNLQSLDLWNNQLSGLPPETVQLTNLQSLYLGGNQLSGLPLEIIQLTNLQSLYLGGNQLSELPPEFGCLTNLRSLDLSFNRLRTLPPEFGCLTNLQSLDLSTNQMSELPPEFGRLANLQSLNLYNNQLSALPLEFGRLTNLRSLNLWSNQLSALPSEFGHLTNLRSLYLCYNQLSALPPEFGRLTNLQLLDLISNQLSALPPEIRQLPNLEKLDLRGNPLPIPPEILGRKESWEEPGDVDEILNFYFRVQENPNETEPLYEAKFLIVGEGGAGKTSLAKKIEDENYQLQSDEKSTEGIDVIQWRFKHNGHDFRVNIWDFGGQEIYHQTHQFFLTKRSLYALVADTRKENTDFYWWLKIVELLSDNSPILIIKNEKQDRQCEVNERSLRGEFTNLKEVLATNLADNRGLTEIKDAIEQYISRLPHVGTPLPKLWVRVRSALENYSRNYISFEEYRQLCRLNNLTDREEMLQLSRYLHDLGVFLHFQDDPTLKHYVILKPEWGTTAVYKVLDNETVKKNLGCFTQEDLEHIWEDPGYTDMLHELLHLMMRFKLCYPIAHLPDNYIAPQLLDINQPDYTWDDTNNLILRYEYEFMPKGMLTRFIVEIHPWIEEQKLVWRSGVILNKDQTRAEIIENYNQKEIKIRVTGNRKKELLAVVTHEFDKIHQSFERLQYDTLVPCNCVECQGSQQPHSYPLDNLHKRLKANRYQIECEKSYEMVDIRRLIDDVNLQQLGSEQELNDKSVQLQQELSQERDKSFQNQDVIRQQRKKLHSAFISAFPEQSLLEQLLYYDLDKNLNEITQESNLNTIIFKLIQTAESQGWLLDLVRVAYESNPGNSELKAIAQEL is encoded by the coding sequence ATGACTGAGGCAGAACTACTAGAGGTAATAGAACAAGCCGCAACAGAAGGAGTGACAGAACTCGACCTCTGTGGCAAAGGGTTAACGGTTCTACCACCTGAGATAGGAAAACTGACTCAACTCAAAAAACTGATTCTCGGCAAATATCGGTATAGAGAAGAGGGTGGGCAAGTCGGTATCATTAGTAACAATTTATGTGCTTTACCTGGGGAAATTGGACAGCTTTGTCAACTTGAAGAACTTCAGATAGTTGGTAATCGTCTCGAAAGTTTGCCACCAGAATTCGGACAACTCACTAGCCTGCGATCGCTCAATCTCGAAGGTAATCAACTGAGGGAACTGCCACCAGAAATAGTCCAACTCACCAACTTGCAATCGCTAGACCTTTGGAACAATCAACTGAGCGGGCTACCACCAGAAACAGTCCAACTTACCAACTTGCAATCGCTATACCTTGGTGGTAATCAACTGAGTGGGCTACCACTAGAAATAATCCAACTCACCAACTTGCAATCGCTATACCTCGGTGGTAATCAACTGAGCGAGCTGCCACCAGAATTCGGATGCCTCACCAACTTACGATCGCTAGACCTTAGTTTTAACAGACTGAGAACGCTACCACCAGAATTCGGATGCCTCACCAACTTGCAATCCCTAGATCTCAGTACCAATCAAATGAGCGAACTGCCACCAGAATTCGGACGTCTCGCCAATTTGCAATCGCTCAACCTCTATAATAATCAACTGAGTGCGTTACCATTAGAATTCGGACGCCTCACCAACTTGCGATCGCTAAATCTTTGGAGCAATCAACTGAGTGCGCTGCCATCAGAATTCGGACATCTCACCAACTTGCGATCGCTATACCTCTGTTATAATCAACTAAGTGCGCTGCCACCAGAATTCGGACGCCTCACCAACTTGCAATTGCTAGACCTCATTTCTAATCAACTGAGTGCGCTGCCACCAGAAATTCGACAACTGCCAAACCTAGAAAAACTCGATCTCCGTGGGAACCCACTTCCGATCCCCCCTGAGATTTTGGGGCGAAAGGAAAGCTGGGAAGAACCTGGTGATGTCGATGAAATTCTTAATTTCTATTTCCGCGTACAAGAAAATCCCAACGAAACCGAACCCCTTTATGAAGCCAAATTCTTAATTGTTGGTGAAGGCGGTGCTGGCAAAACCTCCCTCGCTAAAAAAATTGAAGACGAAAACTATCAACTCCAATCCGATGAAAAATCAACCGAAGGTATTGACGTAATTCAGTGGCGTTTTAAACATAACGGTCACGATTTTCGCGTTAATATTTGGGACTTTGGCGGTCAAGAAATTTACCACCAAACCCACCAGTTTTTCCTCACCAAACGTTCTCTCTATGCCTTAGTTGCTGATACTCGCAAAGAAAACACTGACTTTTACTGGTGGCTGAAAATTGTTGAACTCTTGAGCGACAACAGCCCCATTCTGATTATCAAAAATGAAAAACAAGACCGTCAGTGTGAAGTTAACGAGCGCTCTTTGCGAGGAGAATTTACCAATCTCAAAGAGGTTTTGGCAACTAACTTAGCTGATAATCGCGGTTTAACAGAGATCAAAGATGCCATTGAGCAATACATCAGCAGGCTACCTCATGTTGGTACACCTTTGCCTAAACTTTGGGTGAGAGTCCGTTCTGCTTTAGAAAACTATTCCCGCAACTACATTAGTTTTGAAGAATATCGACAACTTTGCCGACTTAATAACTTAACTGACCGTGAAGAGATGCTACAGCTGAGTCGGTATCTACACGATCTAGGTGTATTCCTGCACTTTCAAGACGATCCTACACTGAAACACTATGTCATTCTTAAACCAGAATGGGGTACAACTGCCGTCTACAAAGTATTAGATAATGAAACCGTCAAGAAAAATTTGGGGTGTTTTACACAGGAGGATCTCGAACATATCTGGGAAGATCCAGGATACACCGATATGCTCCATGAACTGCTCCATCTCATGATGCGGTTCAAACTGTGCTACCCAATTGCCCATCTTCCCGACAACTATATTGCACCGCAATTACTCGATATCAACCAACCCGATTACACCTGGGACGATACCAACAATCTAATTTTACGCTACGAATACGAGTTCATGCCTAAGGGGATGCTGACCCGCTTCATTGTGGAGATACACCCTTGGATTGAAGAACAAAAACTTGTTTGGAGAAGCGGCGTTATTCTCAATAAAGACCAAACACGTGCCGAAATTATTGAAAACTACAATCAAAAAGAAATAAAAATCCGTGTCACAGGAAATCGCAAGAAAGAATTGCTGGCTGTTGTCACTCACGAATTCGACAAAATTCATCAATCTTTTGAACGTTTGCAGTATGACACTCTTGTTCCTTGCAACTGCGTGGAATGTCAAGGAAGCCAACAACCTCATTCCTACCCTCTAGATAACTTGCACAAACGCTTGAAAGCTAATCGGTATCAAATTGAGTGCGAGAAGAGCTATGAAATGGTTGATATTCGCAGGCTAATTGATGATGTCAATCTGCAACAACTGGGATCGGAACAGGAACTTAATGACAAATCTGTACAATTACAACAGGAATTGTCTCAGGAAAGAGATAAATCCTTTCAAAATCAAGACGTGATTCGCCAACAACGCAAAAAATTACATTCTGCTTTCATCAGTGCTTTTCCAGAACAGTCATTGCTCGAACAATTGTTATATTACGATCTAGATAAAAACTTAAATGAAATCACTCAAGAGAGTAATCTCAATACAATCATTTTTAAATTAATACAAACAGCCGAATCTCAGGGATGGCTTTTAGACCTAGTTCGGGTTGCGTATGAATCAAATCCTGGAAACTCAGAGTTAAAAGCTATTGCTCAAGAATTGTGA
- a CDS encoding SDR family oxidoreductase, giving the protein MSDRWTLTGKKALITGATKGIGRAIAEEFLALGAEVTIVARNGVTMEQVLESWRSHNWKASGIAADVATTEGRQTVLSHIKSAFGEELDILVNNVGTNIRKKAVDYSSQEYASIFQTNLESVFELCQLTYPLLKASKDSSIVNVGSVAGLTAIRTGAPYAMTKAALVQLTRSLAVEWAGDGIRVNTVAPWFIQTPLTETLLSDPTFLKSVLAKTPMSRIGKPEDIAGLVAFLCMPGAAYITGQCIAVDGGFTAFGF; this is encoded by the coding sequence ATGAGCGATCGCTGGACACTGACTGGAAAGAAAGCTCTAATTACAGGAGCAACAAAAGGAATTGGGCGAGCGATTGCCGAAGAGTTCCTAGCTTTGGGTGCTGAGGTAACGATTGTAGCCCGCAATGGAGTAACAATGGAGCAGGTATTAGAATCTTGGCGATCGCACAATTGGAAAGCAAGCGGCATTGCAGCAGATGTAGCTACTACAGAAGGTCGCCAAACCGTTCTCAGCCACATTAAATCTGCGTTTGGCGAAGAACTCGATATTCTCGTCAATAACGTTGGCACTAACATTCGGAAGAAAGCAGTGGATTATTCATCACAAGAATATGCATCGATCTTCCAAACCAATCTCGAATCGGTCTTTGAACTTTGTCAACTCACTTATCCGTTGCTGAAAGCCAGCAAGGATAGTAGCATTGTCAATGTTGGCTCTGTCGCCGGATTAACTGCTATTCGTACAGGTGCTCCTTACGCTATGACAAAAGCCGCCCTCGTGCAACTGACTCGTTCATTAGCAGTGGAATGGGCAGGTGATGGAATTCGGGTTAACACCGTTGCGCCTTGGTTTATCCAAACTCCTTTAACAGAGACTTTGCTAAGCGATCCGACCTTTTTGAAATCCGTGTTAGCAAAAACTCCTATGAGTCGTATTGGCAAACCTGAAGATATCGCTGGATTGGTTGCATTTTTATGTATGCCAGGAGCAGCTTACATCACTGGACAATGCATTGCCGTCGATGGTGGTTTTACCGCCTTCGGGTTTTAG
- a CDS encoding Uma2 family endonuclease, with protein MTIASPVERLLKFEEYLAYDDGTNDRYELVRGRLLLMTPPTVRHLLIAKFIERILDAEINRLKLALVALREAGVQTEVDSSRLPDVCVVTEEQVSELMDRTAVFRVPARLAVEIVSPSSIKRDYEEKPPEYANKGIPEYWIVDPMKNQVTVCLLINGGYESTVFIGTQQIVSQIFPELVVTAEQILTSR; from the coding sequence ATGACTATTGCATCACCCGTAGAACGTCTTTTGAAATTTGAGGAGTACTTAGCTTACGATGACGGAACTAATGACCGCTATGAGTTGGTTCGTGGGAGACTGCTTTTAATGACGCCTCCTACTGTTAGACACCTGTTAATTGCCAAGTTTATTGAACGGATTTTAGATGCTGAAATCAATCGATTGAAATTAGCATTGGTCGCTTTAAGAGAAGCGGGGGTACAAACTGAGGTTGATAGCTCCAGATTACCCGATGTTTGTGTGGTAACAGAAGAGCAAGTATCAGAGCTAATGGATCGAACTGCTGTTTTTCGCGTTCCCGCACGACTAGCTGTTGAGATAGTTAGTCCTAGTTCTATAAAACGGGATTACGAGGAAAAACCCCCCGAATACGCTAACAAGGGTATCCCTGAGTACTGGATTGTTGACCCCATGAAAAACCAAGTGACGGTATGTCTCTTAATCAATGGTGGTTATGAGTCAACCGTTTTTATCGGAACACAGCAGATTGTCTCTCAGATCTTTCCTGAATTGGTGGTGACGGCTGAACAAATTCTAACTTCGAGATAA
- a CDS encoding DNA phosphorothioation-associated putative methyltransferase yields the protein MALDNDSLNKFEATSLTEKSQVRAELGVESLRAIASCCQRSQVGKLLPEALYVHTTALSALDPLLQQYESRTRSVVPQAQEATLVKFSTRKPKISYLFYPDFDTDPHPALKASIQVDTETLETIYRDYSTSENPPILHRKETFVTPDYPLYQQFAELTIAQETLGLLNDSRNIGTREGWQRRLQAFGVEIQGHHLIQHQTPSTSQQQAKPASESSVPRIDRHKAAIYRNDLSRPVRLAMDANLFTSETTFFDYGCGHGGDLRRIAQKGYNSMGWDPYYSPETPQTSADIVNLGYVINVIETPSERREALLLAWELTRKVLLVSAQVLIADSTRGVVAYEDGVITTRNTFQKYYEQEELKRYIDQVLGVDAIPVALGVYFVFRDEAQAQLFRASRYRSRATTPRVRSRIKRFEDYQELLAPLMAFFTERGRFPSKGELPQEDNINSEFGTLRRAFQVILQATNLEEWEEISEKRRQDLMVYFALSQFSHRPKLRDLAPEVQEDIKGLFGTYKQACVNADIMLLSVGNLEIIQECCQNSPVGKKLPNSLWVHISALQSLDSLLRLYEGCASRTIGRLEEANVIKFHTKSAKISYLYYPNFDTDPHPTLKTCMIINLQDLHVSYRDYDTDDNPPVLHYKEALVTPDYPLYEKFAKLTRQEEDWGLLDDWRSISHRSGWLKCLAEHCATLNGYQLLWRKDADPYKLKVLRSAVRNRQEKRRNQGTVTSDQ from the coding sequence ATGGCTCTAGATAATGATAGCTTGAACAAATTTGAGGCAACTAGCTTAACTGAGAAATCTCAGGTTAGAGCGGAACTGGGTGTGGAGTCATTACGGGCGATCGCATCCTGCTGTCAGCGAAGTCAAGTTGGTAAGCTATTGCCAGAAGCTCTTTACGTCCACACAACAGCACTATCCGCCCTTGACCCCTTACTCCAGCAATATGAAAGCCGTACCAGAAGTGTAGTTCCCCAAGCCCAGGAAGCAACGCTTGTAAAATTTAGCACCCGCAAGCCAAAAATTTCCTACCTATTCTATCCAGATTTTGATACAGACCCCCATCCAGCCCTAAAAGCAAGTATCCAGGTTGATACCGAAACTCTAGAAACAATTTACCGGGACTACAGTACCTCAGAAAATCCTCCCATTCTCCATCGCAAAGAAACCTTTGTCACACCAGACTATCCCCTATACCAACAGTTTGCTGAACTGACGATCGCTCAAGAAACATTAGGTTTACTGAACGATTCTAGAAACATTGGTACGCGAGAAGGATGGCAAAGGCGCTTGCAAGCCTTTGGGGTAGAAATTCAGGGACATCATCTCATACAACATCAAACTCCCAGTACATCACAGCAACAAGCAAAACCTGCTAGTGAATCATCTGTACCTCGGATAGATCGTCATAAAGCGGCAATTTACCGCAACGATTTGTCCCGTCCCGTGCGCCTAGCAATGGATGCCAACTTATTTACTTCAGAAACCACCTTTTTTGACTATGGTTGCGGACATGGCGGCGATCTTCGTCGAATTGCCCAAAAAGGTTATAACAGTATGGGCTGGGACCCTTACTACTCACCAGAGACGCCCCAAACTTCTGCCGATATCGTCAATCTTGGGTACGTCATAAACGTTATAGAAACTCCAAGCGAACGGCGAGAGGCGCTGCTTCTAGCTTGGGAACTCACCCGTAAAGTTCTGCTTGTCTCAGCCCAAGTTTTGATAGCTGACTCCACCAGGGGTGTTGTTGCTTATGAAGATGGAGTCATCACAACCCGCAATACTTTTCAGAAGTACTACGAGCAAGAAGAACTCAAACGTTACATTGACCAAGTTCTTGGTGTTGATGCCATTCCCGTTGCTTTAGGCGTTTATTTTGTTTTCCGCGATGAAGCTCAAGCACAGTTGTTTCGAGCTTCTCGCTACCGTTCTCGCGCCACAACCCCCAGAGTTCGTTCTCGCATTAAACGATTTGAAGATTATCAAGAACTGCTTGCACCCCTGATGGCTTTTTTTACAGAACGGGGTCGCTTTCCTAGTAAAGGTGAACTGCCACAAGAAGATAATATCAATTCAGAATTTGGTACCCTGCGACGTGCTTTTCAAGTCATTTTGCAAGCAACCAACCTGGAAGAATGGGAGGAAATTTCTGAAAAACGCCGTCAAGACTTGATGGTTTATTTCGCTTTGAGCCAGTTCAGCCATCGCCCAAAACTGAGAGATTTAGCCCCCGAAGTTCAGGAAGACATTAAAGGCTTATTTGGCACTTACAAGCAAGCCTGTGTCAATGCTGATATAATGCTGCTCAGTGTAGGAAATCTAGAAATTATTCAGGAATGTTGTCAGAACAGCCCTGTGGGGAAAAAACTGCCAAATTCTCTATGGGTTCATATCTCAGCCCTACAATCGCTCGATTCCCTATTGCGCCTTTATGAAGGTTGTGCAAGTCGTACTATTGGTCGTTTGGAAGAAGCAAATGTTATTAAATTTCACACCAAAAGTGCCAAAATTTCTTATCTCTACTACCCCAACTTTGATACAGACCCCCATCCGACACTCAAGACTTGTATGATTATTAACTTACAAGACTTGCACGTCAGCTATCGAGATTATGATACAGATGATAATCCGCCCGTGCTTCATTATAAAGAGGCTTTAGTAACACCGGATTATCCACTTTACGAGAAATTTGCCAAACTAACCCGCCAAGAAGAAGACTGGGGACTATTGGATGATTGGCGCAGTATCAGTCATCGTTCCGGTTGGCTTAAATGTTTGGCAGAGCACTGTGCTACTCTCAACGGATATCAATTGCTCTGGCGCAAAGATGCTGACCCTTATAAACTCAAGGTACTGCGTTCTGCAGTTCGCAACCGTCAGGAGAAAAGGCGGAATCAGGGAACAGTGACCAGTGACCAGTGA
- a CDS encoding DUF4007 family protein yields MGTQINLDLDVDIQPVVDVNPVFARHETFHPRFGWIKKGFDAAVKDSSIFLREDAPVRLGVGKNMVSSIRYWCNGFKVLEEDRPSNFGDRLLSDDGWDPFLEDPASLWLLHWNLLKPPCNAAAWYFAFNLFRSTEFSQDELLNGLCSYRDNVASRIVESSLKKDVSCILRMYVEQGTSKTGVSEDSLDCPFTELGIVHTAGDSRHYTFRIGGKGNLPAEIIVSACLEYASWVGREQRTISISRLMYEIGSPGMAFKLSESAVCDAIEEVARNFNSIALSESAGLIQFSYKEKPDVLAEKILDEYYRG; encoded by the coding sequence ATGGGAACACAAATTAACCTTGACTTAGATGTTGATATTCAACCAGTTGTTGACGTTAATCCCGTTTTTGCTCGCCATGAAACCTTTCACCCTCGGTTTGGTTGGATAAAAAAGGGTTTTGATGCTGCTGTAAAGGATTCAAGTATCTTTTTGCGGGAAGATGCTCCCGTGCGGCTGGGCGTAGGAAAAAACATGGTGAGTTCTATTCGTTACTGGTGTAATGGGTTTAAAGTGCTGGAAGAAGATCGCCCATCTAATTTTGGCGATCGCCTTCTCAGCGATGATGGTTGGGACCCGTTCCTTGAAGATCCAGCATCGTTATGGCTTTTGCATTGGAATTTACTCAAGCCACCATGTAATGCAGCTGCATGGTATTTTGCGTTTAACCTTTTCCGAAGCACAGAATTTTCACAAGACGAATTACTGAATGGATTGTGTAGCTACAGAGATAATGTTGCATCTCGCATTGTTGAATCTTCATTAAAAAAGGATGTTAGCTGTATTTTAAGAATGTATGTAGAACAAGGAACCTCTAAAACTGGTGTTAGTGAAGATAGCTTGGATTGTCCCTTCACGGAACTGGGAATTGTTCATACAGCAGGAGATTCCAGACACTATACTTTCCGAATAGGTGGAAAAGGGAATTTACCTGCTGAAATAATCGTTTCCGCTTGTTTGGAATACGCGAGTTGGGTGGGACGAGAACAAAGAACTATCTCTATATCCCGTCTAATGTACGAAATTGGTAGCCCTGGAATGGCGTTTAAGCTTTCGGAAAGTGCAGTATGTGATGCTATCGAAGAGGTAGCAAGAAATTTCAACTCAATTGCACTTTCTGAATCTGCGGGCTTAATTCAATTTTCATACAAAGAAAAGCCAGATGTGCTTGCAGAAAAGATTTTAGACGAATACTACAGAGGTTAG